The proteins below are encoded in one region of Phalacrocorax aristotelis chromosome 13, bGulAri2.1, whole genome shotgun sequence:
- the LOC142064297 gene encoding uncharacterized protein LOC142064297 has translation MRQCPVALYSRSLGASGASGVSAGSQLHESSWKEPRSAVSLLASERQTHCRVHWERGERAKLGEKLQRPSCYFDLGDPYGRRLPTEYNSLHDPHLRAYHKRQDNLQRLKRGGFVTSDGKVVCTLKEFNEYRQYLTGLKLEAEYVFRREEERLRQRLATLRDAHKPLGTMDASCLLEQLRQPQRPSCPPPPASRKISLKSGRCRRLKAALDEGQTCSQPELGQEGAELPRRVSSGADSGKQPDRAADSVSRAASQQQAATEAQKLEEVAEAVVWEVLQRVKAPRAQAACVLRRAAQGIRGSLCGSAGGAEPSETSPSLCQQETGRVAKELVATVLESLAKALKSSTATACEPGPAGRRKERPVAGGATRAEEEKSGQAETAASDGASAEASLDKLIREVVDGVCCTLESFATSQVERDPSCKYSNSLELPGRNLSKRQAQPSQAPFSRQAVEQAQGLPRASQQQSLEASKGPKSLALQPLPNRAAADASQLSGTTAGESIQNASSGVQQHHAERAGYATTVVPEVPATAQKFERELTPKPTALANTLAIRTMASRIIDSVLERSCQPGPALSPRLNFGRCVAKLPAPSDGKESYPAEDVLPSMCPHFSGQPVVRRVRSPLPGQEHSAEQCA, from the exons ggcaaagctgggggaaaag CTTCAGCGGCCCTCATGCTATTTTGACCTGGGAGATCCCTACGGTCGCCGACTGCCCACAGAGTACAACAGCCTGCACGACCCCCATCTCCGGGCCTACCACAAACGCCAAGacaacctgcagaggctgaagagagggggTTTCGTCACCAGCGATGGCAAG GTggtttgcactctgaaggagttcaatgagtacaggcagtatctgaccggactcaagctggaggcagagtacgTGTTCAGGCGAGAGGAG gaaaggcttcgGCAACGCCTGGCCACGTTAAGGGATGCCCACAAACCGCTGGGGACAATGGACGCTTcgtgcctgctggagcagctgcggcagcctcaaagaccatcttgcccacctccacccgcgagcagaaagatctccctgaaatcggggcgctgcaggaggctgaaagcagctttggacgaaggccaaacctgctcccaacctgagctgggacaggaaggtgccgagctgcccaggagggtcaGTAGCGGTGCTGACTCCGGCAAGCAGCCAGACCGCGCTGCAGACAGCGTGTCCAGAGCTGCGTCTCAACAACAAGCCGCAACAGAAGCCCAGAAGcttgaagaggtggctgaggctgtggtgtgggaagtgttgcagagggtgaaggctcctcgggctcaggctgcctgcgttttaaggagggctgcccaggggatcaGAGGAAGCTTGTGTGgcagcgccggaggagcagaACCTTCGgagacttctccttcactttgccagcaggaaacTGGACGGGTGGCCAAAGAGCTCGTAGCGACCGTGCTGGAGagcttggcaaaggctttgaAATCCAGCACGGCCACAGCGTGTGAGCCAGGGCCGGCAGGCAGGCGGAAGGAGCGACCTGTTGCCGGAGGAGCCACCCGAGCCGAGGAAGAGAAATCGgggcaagctgaaacagcagcttccgatggagcgtctgcagaggcttccctggacaaactcatcagagaagttgttgacggcgtttgctgcaccttggaatcctttgcaacttctcaggttgaacgagaccctagctgcaaatattccaacagcctggagcttcccgggagaaatctctccaagagacaggcgcagccatcccaggcacctttctcaaggcaggctgtggaacaagcacagggactccccagagcatctcaacagcagagcctggaagcaagcaagggaccaaagtcgcttgccttgcagccactgccaaacagaGCCGCTGCTGATGCCTCGCAACTCAGTGGCACGACTGCCGGGGAGAGCATCCAAAATGCCTCCTCCggagttcagcagcaccacgcCGAACGGGctgggtatgccacaactgttgTCCCCGAGGTTCCTGCAACGGCGCAGAAGTTCGAGCGAGAACTGACGCCGAAGCCGACAGCCTTAGCCAACACTTTGGCTATAAGGACCATGGCAAGCCGCATCATCGACTCTGTTTTAGAGCGGAGCTGTCAACCTGGGCCTGCCCTGAgtcccagactgaattttggaaggtgcgtcgcaaagctgcctgcaccgtcagatggaaaggagagctaTCCCGCTGAGGACGTCCTCCCCTCCATGTGCCCACACTTCTCCGGACAGCCCGTCGTCCGGCGGGTGCgaagccccctgcccgggcaggagcacagcgcagagcagtgcgcgtaa